In Aethina tumida isolate Nest 87 chromosome 2, icAetTumi1.1, whole genome shotgun sequence, the DNA window AACAGATAAACGagataaattaactaatctaaagtatgttaaccattaaaattttggagaAAGATAATCTACCAGGAAACATTGACACAAATGAATCACctacaatttacattaatattcaatttggtGTTTTGAATTGGCCATAAAGTTACTTATTTGCTTATTTAATCCTGAATACTGACACATTTGTCtacataaaacattgaaaatctTATCTTAAAATGCCCAATTATCTCCTTGCATTGTCTATAAGACAACATTATCAAATAGAATTAGTGGACGTACGTGAATCGGCACGAAACAATACCGGCTGCACCAAAAGCAAAAGCACTTTTGTTACATCAATACTCATCATAGAGTTCACATTGGTGCGTCATACGaaacgaatttaattaaatcgccTTCTAAAAGTCAAGTCAGTCATCGAGATGAACTGTTTAGATGATATGTCCCAATCGCACGTGATCCTGACTTATTTGAAAAAGCAGCAAAAGTAAGTCCCTTGTCTTATCGGTTAAATGAACGGGTTCGTGTTCTTTGTTCAAGCGTTTCGGAGCGCGGTAATTGttcgaaatatatttgtaaacagAAAGCAGGAATTAAACATAACCTGAAATCATTGAACTTGAACTAATACGTCATAGGTCGATCGGTCTCCTGCTAATCAGCAGGATTTCGTATGGTTTTGACGCAACCTCACAGATGTCGCCTTGATAAtcaattatagttttttttaaataaatgtataattaattaaaacaaacatgttTGAAGTCAATATTGaacatgtaattttaattaactgtaatAACAATGCATTAGACCTATTGGAAAACAAAAACTGGAATAATCATGTAAAAGACATTTGCATATAAGCAAATTAATGTGTATGATTATTATGAACAAATAAGtccaataatttctttataaggACATTTATAaccgtattaattttatcgcctaaaataaaactgtaaatcTTCTTACAAAACCCGCAGGAATGGTAGTTACTTAATAGAACTTTGAACGGTTTCggcattctaaaattattcacaaatGTGTAATCGCGATGAAGATAGTGGTGTTTGTTTGCACCTTTGCCACTTCTAAACTCACATGAGTATTGTGTGGATTGCCAgaaaagaaattcaaattaaaaaccgactgaatatttatgtgtttatctCAAACAAAACGTTTGTATATAAAGACCGTACtgggaaataaatttttagtacatcCTCGACAATGTTGGAGACGacacaaattgaaaacaaactgctgcaaaatgttaaaatacaaaaagccATTTTGCAGAGGTCCTcactaaatatttgtttaattcaaagataaattctttaattcttTGCAGGATGGGCAGCTTCAGTTCGGCGCCGAAGATCCTAAACGACGACGTCCAAGACAATGACTTGGTCATACCAAAGAGCTTAAGCCGAAACGAGCTGCTGCAACATTGTCAGAAGCAAATCCGCATCGGCTATCCCATTTTCAAGAGGGCCTTCAAGAAGGCTCGAAATCCCAACGACCACGACTACGGTTTCAAGTTCAGAAAGCTGAACGCTGTCACTAAAGGTACTTTCGTTCTTCACCTATTGACCAACAACTAACAATTTTGACCTTTTCTAGGATGCAGCGATTACGTTACAAGCCCGGACAGCTTGCGAGTGTTCCAGTGGAACGTGCTGTCGCAAGGTACGTTCGAATATTTAGCCCActtcgaaatatttaatttttttgtttcagctTTGGGACAAATGAACGACAACTTCGCCAAATGTCCGGACGAGGCCTTGGAGTGGAGCCACCGCAGATTTTACATAATTGAGGAAATCGTCGAGTATTGTCCGGACATAATTTGTTTGCAGGAAGTCGACCACTTCAACTTCCTGAAGAACATACTTGGAACGCAGGGATATTCCGGACTGTTCTTCCCCAAGCCCGACTCCCCGTGCGTCTACATCCATGGCAACAACGGACCGGACGGCTGCGCCATATTCTATCGCACCGACAAATTCGAGCTGCTCAGTTCATTGAGCCGAATTTTGGAAATATGGAGGGTGCAAAGCAACCAGGTGGCCCTGATGGTAAACCTGAGAATAAAGGAAACGGGAAAAGAGGTATGCATCACCACCACCCATTTGAAGGCCAGGAAGGGTGCGCTC includes these proteins:
- the LOC109598810 gene encoding nocturnin isoform X4 — protein: MNCLDDMSQSHVILTYLKKQQKMGSFSSAPKILNDDVQDNDLVIPKSLSRNELLQHCQKQIRIGYPIFKRAFKKARNPNDHDYGFKFRKLNAVTKGCSDYVTSPDSLRVFQWNVLSQALGQMNDNFAKCPDEALEWSHRRFYIIEEIVEYCPDIICLQEVDHFNFLKNILGTQGYSGLFFPKPDSPCVYIHGNNGPDGCAIFYRTDKFELLSSLSRILEIWRVQSNQVALMVNLRIKETGKEVCITTTHLKARKGALLSTLRNEQGKDLLNFVSENCGNRPVVLCGDFNAEPIEPVYSTILNSTTMGLSSAYADCDSSNGHSADREPPYTTWKIRDEGEICHTIDYIFYTKNNLEVESVLEFPSGEEIGEHRIPSFAYPSDHFSLVADFKISDQPICSL
- the LOC109598810 gene encoding nocturnin isoform X2; translated protein: MLETTQIENKLLQNVKIQKAILQRMGSFSSAPKILNDDVQDNDLVIPKSLSRNELLQHCQKQIRIGYPIFKRAFKKARNPNDHDYGFKFRKLNAVTKGCSDYVTSPDSLRVFQWNVLSQALGQMNDNFAKCPDEALEWSHRRFYIIEEIVEYCPDIICLQEVDHFNFLKNILGTQGYSGLFFPKPDSPCVYIHGNNGPDGCAIFYRTDKFELLSSLSRILEIWRVQSNQVALMVNLRIKETGKEVCITTTHLKARKGALLSTLRNEQGKDLLNFVSENCGNRPVVLCGDFNAEPIEPVYSTILNSTTMGLSSAYADCDSSNGHSADREPPYTTWKIRDEGEICHTIDYIFYTKNNLEVESVLEFPSGEEIGEHRIPSFAYPSDHFSLVADFKISDQPICSL
- the LOC109598810 gene encoding nocturnin isoform X3, coding for MASRGSRLVVSARRFGRLLAMQRMGSFSSAPKILNDDVQDNDLVIPKSLSRNELLQHCQKQIRIGYPIFKRAFKKARNPNDHDYGFKFRKLNAVTKGCSDYVTSPDSLRVFQWNVLSQALGQMNDNFAKCPDEALEWSHRRFYIIEEIVEYCPDIICLQEVDHFNFLKNILGTQGYSGLFFPKPDSPCVYIHGNNGPDGCAIFYRTDKFELLSSLSRILEIWRVQSNQVALMVNLRIKETGKEVCITTTHLKARKGALLSTLRNEQGKDLLNFVSENCGNRPVVLCGDFNAEPIEPVYSTILNSTTMGLSSAYADCDSSNGHSADREPPYTTWKIRDEGEICHTIDYIFYTKNNLEVESVLEFPSGEEIGEHRIPSFAYPSDHFSLVADFKISDQPICSL
- the LOC109598810 gene encoding nocturnin isoform X1, which encodes MMVDEQCPTLDLKRIKEDLELAESLARASLMTPTAAKKRLLARGMQLKFGYMDETSGDFVPPKELLLYLVRMGSFSSAPKILNDDVQDNDLVIPKSLSRNELLQHCQKQIRIGYPIFKRAFKKARNPNDHDYGFKFRKLNAVTKGCSDYVTSPDSLRVFQWNVLSQALGQMNDNFAKCPDEALEWSHRRFYIIEEIVEYCPDIICLQEVDHFNFLKNILGTQGYSGLFFPKPDSPCVYIHGNNGPDGCAIFYRTDKFELLSSLSRILEIWRVQSNQVALMVNLRIKETGKEVCITTTHLKARKGALLSTLRNEQGKDLLNFVSENCGNRPVVLCGDFNAEPIEPVYSTILNSTTMGLSSAYADCDSSNGHSADREPPYTTWKIRDEGEICHTIDYIFYTKNNLEVESVLEFPSGEEIGEHRIPSFAYPSDHFSLVADFKISDQPICSL